The following coding sequences are from one Triplophysa dalaica isolate WHDGS20190420 chromosome 12, ASM1584641v1, whole genome shotgun sequence window:
- the cndp1 gene encoding cytosolic non-specific dipeptidase → MMIGFSFVFVFLMWTGVGGFRFDNLTQYVNSHEEEFVKTLRTWVAVESDSSDIGKRSDLHRMMDLTAEKLRVIGGSVAMVDVGVQALANGSTIDLPKVVTAQFGSDPDKHTVCIYGHVDVQPAKKEDGWATDPYQLTDINGNLYGRGASDNKAPVLAWIHTVEVYRALNIELPVNVKFLIEGMEETGSDGLDAMIVAQRDTFFSDVDYIIISDCGWLSRRPAVTYGTRGNCYFFAEVSGPKKDLHSGVYGGTVVEPMTDLIGIMDKLISPSGEILIPGIREAVAALSDEEWKIYQDIEFDVERYKEDIGISELMYNNKVDLLAHRWRHPTVSIHGIEGAFSAPGTKTVIPAKVTAKFSIRQVPNMDPGVVERQVTDYLNAAFSKRKSPNKLNVTMVIGAKPWLADVNNPLYEAGRAAVRRVFDVEPDMIREGGTIPIAKTFEDVTGKSIIMLPIGGFDDGLHSQNEKISRYNYIEGTKLFISFLHEVSQIKKR, encoded by the exons ACGTTGAGAACGTGGGTCGCAGTTGAAAGTGACTCGAGTGACATAGGGAAGCGTTCAGATTTACACAGAATGATGGATCTGACAGCAGAGAAGCTCCGTGTCATCGGTGGAAGTGTGGCGATGGTGGACGTGGGCGTGCAGGCG CTGGCCAACGGAAGCACCATAGATCTACCCAAGGTGGTGACGGCTCAGTTCGGCAGTGATCCTGACAAACATACCGTCTGTATTTATGGTCATGTGGACGTCCAGCCAGCAAAGAAAGAGGACGGATGGGCAACTGATCCCTATCAACTGACAGATATTAACG GTAATCTGTATGGAAGAGGTGCGTCTGATAACAAAGCGCCGGTGTTAGCCTGGATTCACACGGTGGAGGTCTACAGAGCCCTTAACATT GAGCTGCCTGTGAATGTTAAGTTTCTCATCGAGGGCATGGAGGAGACGGGATCTGATGGTTTAGATGCTATGATCGTGGCTCAGAGGGACACATTCTTCTCAGACGTGGATTACATCATCATATCTGACTGTGGCTGGTTGAGCAGAAGACCTGCGGTGACATACGGGACTCGAGGAAACTGTTATTTCTTCGCTGAG GTGTCAGGACCGAAGAAGGATTTACACTCGGGTGTTTATGGAGGCACTGTTGTAGAACCCATGACGGATCTGATCGGCATTATGG ACAAACTCATCAGTCCCAGCGGAGAGATCCTGATCCCGGGCATCCGTGAAGCAGTCGCTGCTCTCTCAGACGAGGAGTGGAAGATTTATCAAGACATAGAGTTTGACGTGGAGCGCTACAAAGAAGACATCGGCATCAGCGAGCTCATGTACAACAACAAG GTTGACTTGCTCGCCCATCGCTGGCGTCACCCGACGGTGTCCATCCACGGCATCGAGGGGGCTTTCTCTGCACCCGGGACCAAAACCGTTATACCGGCCAAAGTCACGGCCAAGTTCTCTATTCGCCAGGTGCCCAACATGGATCCAGGCGTGGTTGAAAGACAG GTGACAGATTATCTGAACGCTGCGTTCTCCAAGAGAAAGAGCCCAAATAAACTCAACGTGACCATGGTGATTGGAGCCAAGCCTTGGTTAGCTGATGTCAATAACCCGCTGTACGAAGCCGGAAGAGCGGCAGTCAGAAGAG TTTTTGACGTGGAGCCGGACATGATTCGTGAGGGAGGAACTATTCCCATTGCTAAAACCTTTGAGGATGTGACGGGCAAGAGCATCATAATGCTTCCCATCGGTGGTTTTGATGATGGACTGCACTCCCAGAATGAGAAGATAAGCag atatAACTACATAGAGGGAACCAAGCTGTTCATTTCCTTCTTACATGAGGTGTCCCAGATCAAGAAGCGCTGA